Proteins from one Oscillatoria nigro-viridis PCC 7112 genomic window:
- a CDS encoding RluA family pseudouridine synthase, with protein MLELHALLDFTDCHWESIDSHPNYWYEGRCPQSGELLRLPRTRMSEELARGLMQYLAADGAYDREGKMYGILLVEMPSGEQGILKAFSGLLNGCSLVEGWVPPIPGRDRVAFEEARTLTQLEAMKQELIALHQLPQRQEYEALFREFEVQMQVLSDRHRNCKQQRDEKRQLLCQTLAAETLEIALEQLNQESRLEKIERRQLKRQRDETLQPLKQLIEAADRRMRALKQQRKELSRELQTQMHAAYTLVNFLGKSRSISSLMPSNSIPTGTGDCCAPKLLHYAAANNLKPLAMAEFWWGPPSGDKIQGEFYGACGDRCQPLMGFLLSGLAQNPTVSNINQGLTGGLEAHPTNHHIARFTGILPVTKGGLEAHPTNHHIARFTGILPVTKGGLEAHPTNHHIARFTGILPVTPVTQMLPIVYEDKWLIAVNKPSGLLSVPGRYRENQDSVFSRLRNLLPDSWDLTVVHRLDLETSGILLLARDKETSSQLRQQFAKKEVHKVYEAVLSGTVKIDAGTIELPLWGDPENRPYQQVNWECGKPSVTRFQVMAREGNCDRVEFLPLTGRTHQLRVHAADVRGLGIPILGDRLYGCRAAANRLHLHARELSFKHPQLGETLYLQAETPF; from the coding sequence ATGCTAGAGTTGCACGCGCTTTTAGATTTCACGGACTGTCATTGGGAGTCGATCGACTCGCACCCAAATTATTGGTACGAAGGCCGTTGTCCTCAAAGCGGCGAGCTGCTGAGACTGCCGCGAACTCGAATGTCCGAGGAGCTCGCGCGGGGTTTGATGCAGTACCTGGCGGCTGACGGTGCCTACGATCGCGAAGGGAAGATGTACGGCATATTACTGGTGGAGATGCCTTCGGGGGAACAGGGGATACTCAAAGCATTTTCCGGGCTGCTGAACGGTTGCAGCCTTGTTGAAGGCTGGGTGCCGCCGATTCCGGGGCGAGATCGAGTTGCTTTCGAGGAAGCCCGCACGTTAACTCAATTGGAGGCGATGAAACAGGAACTTATTGCACTCCATCAACTCCCGCAGCGACAAGAGTATGAAGCCTTATTTCGGGAGTTTGAAGTGCAAATGCAAGTTTTGAGCGATCGGCACCGCAATTGCAAGCAGCAGCGAGACGAAAAACGCCAGTTACTGTGTCAAACTCTCGCCGCAGAAACACTAGAAATTGCCCTGGAACAACTGAATCAAGAAAGCCGTTTGGAGAAAATTGAACGCAGACAATTGAAACGGCAGCGGGATGAAACATTGCAGCCGCTAAAACAATTAATTGAAGCTGCGGATCGGCGGATGCGGGCGCTGAAACAGCAGCGAAAAGAACTTTCCCGCGAACTTCAGACGCAAATGCACGCGGCTTACACTCTGGTCAATTTTTTGGGGAAATCGCGATCGATCTCCTCATTGATGCCAAGCAATTCTATTCCCACTGGCACCGGCGACTGTTGCGCGCCAAAATTGCTCCACTACGCGGCAGCAAACAATTTGAAACCGCTGGCAATGGCTGAGTTTTGGTGGGGGCCGCCATCGGGCGATAAGATACAGGGAGAATTTTACGGTGCTTGTGGCGATCGGTGTCAGCCGTTGATGGGTTTTTTGCTGTCAGGATTGGCTCAAAATCCGACTGTTTCTAATATAAATCAGGGTTTGACGGGCGGGCTAGAAGCCCACCCCACAAATCATCATATTGCTCGCTTCACGGGCATCTTGCCCGTTACAAAGGGCGGGCTAGAAGCCCACCCCACAAATCATCATATTGCTCGCTTCACGGGCATCTTGCCCGTTACAAAGGGCGGGCTAGAAGCCCACCCCACAAATCATCATATTGCTCGCTTCACGGGCATCTTGCCCGTTACGCCCGTTACCCAAATGCTACCGATCGTTTATGAAGACAAATGGTTGATTGCGGTCAATAAACCCTCTGGGTTGCTGTCAGTTCCAGGTCGTTATCGGGAAAATCAAGATAGTGTTTTCAGTCGTTTGCGTAACTTGTTACCTGATAGTTGGGATTTGACGGTGGTGCATCGTTTAGATTTGGAAACATCGGGAATTTTGCTATTGGCGCGGGACAAAGAAACTAGCAGTCAACTCAGGCAGCAATTTGCAAAAAAGGAGGTTCACAAAGTTTATGAAGCGGTGCTTTCGGGTACTGTAAAAATTGATGCGGGGACGATCGAACTCCCACTTTGGGGCGATCCAGAAAATCGCCCTTACCAGCAAGTCAATTGGGAGTGCGGAAAGCCCAGCGTTACTCGCTTTCAGGTAATGGCGAGGGAGGGAAATTGCGATCGCGTCGAGTTTTTGCCGCTGACGGGACGCACCCATCAATTGAGGGTTCATGCAGCGGATGTTCGAGGGTTGGGGATACCGATTTTGGGCGATCGACTTTACGGATGTCGGGCTGCTGCGAATCGGCTACACTTGCACGCGCGGGAACTTTCCTTTAAGCATCCGCAGTTGGGAGAAACGCTATACCTACAGGCAGAAACACCATTTTGA
- a CDS encoding ATP-dependent helicase, protein MTDEFDTDFMRSTTNTDRPDVASALSESGFAAVLREQACLKIRESLRAGQQDMADWEGGPLAVSAVPGAGKSTGMAAASAIAIARNGLHSRRQLIVVTFTRSAAANIKTKIRERLTELSLSQGGFAVHTLHGLALNIAMRHPDLSGLNLENSTLVTPTQSHRLIRTCVELWIAENPRRYQVLLEGQQFDGEETERLRRQSVLRTEILPQVAKTVIHEAKSSGLFPEQLLEMSALDTGDGYEILAVAGGLYQKYQALLRSREFIDYDEMILAALRVLDNPKARAIEQKQVFAVFEDEAQDSTPLQTRLLETLAIDPERPNSPPNFIRVGDPNQAINSTFTPADPIYFNQFCDECEVENKLATMDGAGRSTQVIIDAANFMLKWVNSSKLAGTEQPFRDQTIKPVPSYDPQQNANPAPIGRGLELHTPRDIYHTVELIGKRVIELVEEFLPADFEFARNEKAIHSGTEASEGENSAKLPLENLKSMAILVRENKQGKFIKEVLENPHKHGLSFDLHKYGIKIEDVGERDRHSQVPWEILTLLQFLDRPHSPDYLKAALKILSDRQLIPKQDYNAFATSPEQFLYPGPLDPQQSDPVRKCRYFCCGLLQASLELPPYQIISFLALALQYDQTELATADKLAERVAIQTAGNNSMRNILDVLSEIVSSERFEPVDADDKIEERYTSKGQLTIITMHKAKGLDWDCVFLPFLHEQTIPGNLRVLPQARFLGDFTLAEVARAQIRASLHGKYPLPNLGEAWEQAGYLKTAEEFRLLYVAMTRAKSLLWMAAEKKGPFTWNKPENLQEQKPCPVMPVLKQRFPSNAI, encoded by the coding sequence ATGACTGATGAATTTGATACTGATTTTATGCGATCGACAACCAATACCGATCGCCCGGATGTAGCCTCAGCGCTTTCAGAATCAGGGTTTGCGGCCGTTTTGCGAGAACAAGCTTGCCTTAAAATTCGCGAAAGCTTGCGTGCGGGGCAACAGGACATGGCGGACTGGGAAGGCGGCCCCCTTGCTGTTTCTGCGGTTCCGGGGGCCGGGAAGTCTACGGGAATGGCTGCTGCGTCGGCAATTGCGATCGCCCGCAACGGGCTTCACAGCCGCCGCCAGTTAATTGTCGTGACATTTACGCGATCGGCTGCTGCTAATATTAAAACTAAAATTCGGGAAAGATTGACAGAATTGTCTTTATCTCAAGGCGGTTTTGCGGTGCACACTTTGCACGGTTTAGCTTTGAATATTGCGATGCGCCATCCCGATTTGTCGGGTTTAAATTTAGAAAATTCAACCTTAGTTACTCCAACTCAAAGTCACCGATTAATTCGCACCTGTGTAGAACTTTGGATTGCGGAAAATCCCCGCCGATATCAAGTTTTGTTAGAAGGACAGCAATTCGACGGAGAGGAAACGGAGAGATTGCGGCGACAATCGGTTTTGCGGACGGAAATTTTGCCGCAGGTAGCTAAAACAGTGATTCACGAGGCAAAATCTTCTGGTTTGTTTCCCGAACAGTTGTTAGAAATGAGCGCTCTTGATACTGGGGACGGTTATGAGATTTTAGCGGTAGCGGGCGGTTTATATCAAAAATATCAGGCTTTGTTGAGGAGTCGGGAATTCATCGATTACGACGAGATGATTTTAGCAGCTTTGCGGGTGTTGGACAATCCGAAGGCGAGGGCGATCGAGCAAAAGCAAGTATTTGCCGTTTTTGAGGACGAAGCGCAGGATTCGACACCTTTGCAAACTCGGCTTTTGGAAACATTGGCGATCGATCCAGAGCGTCCGAACTCACCTCCCAATTTTATTAGAGTTGGCGACCCAAATCAAGCAATTAATTCTACTTTTACACCCGCCGACCCGATTTATTTTAACCAATTTTGTGATGAGTGCGAAGTAGAGAATAAGTTAGCGACAATGGACGGTGCAGGCCGCAGCACCCAGGTGATTATCGATGCAGCTAACTTTATGTTGAAATGGGTAAATAGCTCAAAACTAGCGGGAACGGAACAGCCTTTTCGCGACCAAACTATTAAGCCTGTACCCAGCTATGACCCGCAGCAAAATGCCAATCCGGCTCCCATTGGTCGAGGCTTAGAATTGCATACTCCCCGCGATATTTACCATACAGTTGAGTTGATTGGCAAGCGGGTAATTGAGTTAGTTGAGGAATTTTTACCTGCCGATTTTGAATTTGCAAGGAATGAAAAAGCTATCCATTCAGGCACGGAAGCTAGCGAGGGGGAAAATAGCGCAAAATTGCCTTTAGAAAATCTGAAGTCGATGGCTATTTTGGTGCGGGAAAACAAACAAGGTAAGTTTATCAAAGAAGTGCTAGAAAATCCTCACAAACACGGATTAAGCTTTGATTTGCACAAATATGGGATTAAAATTGAAGATGTGGGAGAACGGGACAGACATTCTCAAGTACCTTGGGAAATCTTAACACTGCTGCAATTTCTCGATCGCCCCCACTCTCCAGACTACCTGAAAGCAGCCTTAAAGATTTTGAGCGATCGGCAACTCATCCCCAAACAAGACTACAATGCTTTTGCGACTAGCCCCGAGCAATTCCTTTACCCAGGCCCCCTAGACCCGCAGCAGTCAGACCCCGTTCGCAAATGCCGCTATTTTTGCTGCGGTTTGCTGCAAGCTAGCTTAGAACTGCCGCCCTACCAAATCATCTCATTTTTAGCCTTAGCGCTGCAATACGACCAAACAGAATTAGCCACCGCCGACAAATTAGCAGAACGGGTAGCAATTCAAACAGCCGGCAACAATTCAATGCGGAATATTTTGGACGTACTTAGCGAAATTGTCAGTTCCGAAAGATTTGAACCTGTGGATGCAGACGACAAAATAGAAGAACGCTATACCAGCAAAGGTCAACTAACAATTATTACCATGCACAAAGCTAAAGGATTAGATTGGGATTGCGTATTTTTGCCGTTTCTGCACGAACAAACCATCCCCGGAAATTTGCGAGTTTTGCCGCAAGCCCGATTTTTAGGAGATTTCACTTTAGCAGAGGTAGCGAGAGCACAGATTCGAGCAAGTTTGCACGGAAAATATCCTTTACCAAATCTAGGCGAAGCCTGGGAACAAGCTGGTTATTTGAAAACAGCAGAAGAGTTTCGACTGCTGTATGTGGCGATGACGCGAGCAAAAAGCTTGCTGTGGATGGCGGCGGAGAAAAAAGGCCCTTTTACTTGGAACAAACCGGAGAATTTACAGGAGCAAAAACCTTGTCCGGTAATGCCTGTTTTGAAGCAGAGATTTCCGAGTAATGCGATATAA
- a CDS encoding tetratricopeptide repeat protein yields the protein MPDLSTSAPENSSNPQPALLPPILRIFAAFPDYDRGNRLYASGRYEAAVLCYGKAVQIKPDWARAWLNLGKAYKQLHSYAETVACADRATAINPEEYWAWMLRGTGLLSLQNHSEAIAAFDTAIQINSEKHEAWYQRGRVLEELQQWDAAATCYKRATQLHPNLPAMWYRQGNVLLQAERYPEAVAAFERALKLVPTNWEAWLNRGLALMKAERYAEAVTSYDRAIQLQPQNSLAWFNRGIASAKLHKYAEAVTAYDRVLQMQPNDCEAWFYKGMALKHQWADAAIACFDRAIQINSFYPEAWIGRGQTLSESRDFEGAIAAFDQAIQINPNFPEAWLGRGIALAGLERYKEAIIAYSNALQIEGNFLEAWNLRGEALEKLQQYEEAIACFDKVISLTSEAEITSKVGLQQGAALEKLQQYEQAVAAYNRVIKIVPDNFEAWLKRGNALSKLQQYEQALASYDRAITIWPDNYQGWVQRGLILGEMQNYSQALVAFDRVIQLKPDNWEAWAQRGDVLQKLQRTQDAISSYGVALEIKPDYYEALVSREELRLKDAMSGKW from the coding sequence ATGCCAGACCTCTCGACTTCGGCTCCTGAAAACTCCTCAAACCCCCAACCAGCTCTGCTGCCGCCGATTTTAAGAATTTTTGCAGCATTTCCAGATTACGATCGGGGCAATAGATTGTACGCATCGGGAAGGTACGAAGCGGCAGTCCTTTGCTACGGAAAAGCGGTTCAAATTAAGCCGGACTGGGCCCGGGCGTGGCTGAATCTGGGCAAAGCTTACAAGCAACTGCATTCCTACGCAGAAACCGTAGCCTGCGCCGATCGAGCTACAGCAATTAATCCCGAAGAATACTGGGCTTGGATGCTGCGCGGGACAGGGCTGTTAAGTTTGCAAAATCACTCAGAAGCGATCGCGGCTTTCGACACCGCAATTCAAATCAATTCAGAAAAGCACGAAGCTTGGTATCAGCGGGGCAGAGTTTTAGAGGAATTGCAGCAGTGGGATGCAGCAGCAACTTGTTACAAAAGAGCAACCCAACTTCATCCGAATTTGCCCGCCATGTGGTACCGGCAAGGCAACGTGTTGCTGCAAGCTGAGCGCTATCCTGAAGCGGTGGCGGCTTTCGAGCGCGCGCTGAAACTCGTCCCGACAAATTGGGAAGCTTGGCTGAACCGAGGTTTGGCTTTGATGAAAGCCGAACGCTACGCTGAAGCGGTAACTTCTTACGATCGCGCCATTCAACTGCAACCGCAAAATAGTCTGGCTTGGTTCAATCGGGGCATTGCTTCAGCAAAATTGCACAAATATGCAGAAGCGGTGACAGCTTACGATCGCGTACTGCAAATGCAACCGAACGACTGCGAAGCCTGGTTTTATAAAGGAATGGCCCTCAAACACCAGTGGGCAGACGCGGCAATTGCTTGTTTCGATCGGGCAATTCAAATTAATTCTTTTTATCCCGAAGCATGGATCGGGCGCGGTCAAACACTGTCAGAATCGAGAGATTTTGAAGGGGCGATCGCTGCATTTGACCAAGCCATTCAAATTAATCCGAATTTTCCCGAAGCTTGGCTGGGTAGAGGCATCGCCCTGGCAGGATTGGAACGCTACAAAGAGGCAATTATCGCTTACAGCAATGCCCTACAAATTGAAGGTAATTTTCTAGAAGCTTGGAACTTGCGAGGCGAAGCCCTGGAAAAATTGCAGCAGTACGAAGAAGCGATCGCCTGTTTTGATAAAGTAATCTCTCTGACTTCAGAAGCAGAAATTACATCAAAAGTAGGGTTGCAGCAAGGCGCAGCGCTGGAAAAATTGCAGCAGTACGAACAAGCCGTCGCAGCTTACAACCGCGTAATTAAAATCGTGCCAGACAATTTTGAAGCTTGGTTGAAACGCGGCAATGCTTTGTCAAAATTGCAGCAGTACGAACAAGCTCTAGCATCATACGATCGAGCAATTACTATCTGGCCCGACAACTATCAAGGCTGGGTACAGCGAGGTCTGATCCTAGGGGAAATGCAGAACTATTCCCAAGCACTCGTCGCTTTCGATCGAGTGATTCAACTCAAGCCAGACAACTGGGAAGCTTGGGCGCAGCGGGGCGACGTTTTGCAAAAATTGCAGCGAACTCAAGATGCCATTAGCTCTTACGGAGTCGCCCTCGAAATCAAACCCGATTACTACGAAGCTTTAGTCAGTCGAGAAGAATTGAGACTCAAAGACGCGATGTCAGGAAAGTGGTAA